A genomic region of Desulfosarcina ovata subsp. ovata contains the following coding sequences:
- a CDS encoding tetratricopeptide repeat protein, with protein sequence METAEKAGDKYYVFVARGSMGSVHVRRETYREAVDVLEKAVQAVPELDDPSKRNEINIAHAHGEKGDIDMAIAIGEKALERMQQLNDPHVEKVAKQLDRWRENRAHRRLG encoded by the coding sequence AAAAGGCCGGAGACAAGTACTATGTGTTTGTAGCCCGGGGCAGCATGGGGAGTGTCCATGTCCGGCGCGAAACCTACCGGGAAGCGGTGGATGTTCTGGAAAAGGCCGTCCAGGCAGTCCCCGAATTGGACGATCCTTCCAAGCGGAATGAAATCAACATCGCCCATGCTCATGGTGAGAAGGGAGACATCGATATGGCCATCGCCATCGGCGAAAAGGCCCTTGAAAGAATGCAGCAGCTCAATGACCCGCATGTTGAAAAGGTGGCGAAACAGCTTGACCGGTGGCGGGAAAATCGCGCGCATCGTCGATTGGGTTGA
- a CDS encoding radical SAM/SPASM domain-containing protein, which translates to MPTHKISCHILDGSFTYRGVEYATLHHTLTKADCILPRSAWKRVADNDPDLKQTVLWPTLKAQGFLVPAGTDEFQLFLEWRNDHARNYGEVKSRVLYTRVCDNDCAYCSLMPHLRRGFHMSAETARLMDRFHAAFIEEKRPLAARDAFLGGEPFLNYAVMRDSARRRLACCQAQGIPYRFSVTTNGKHLNVARIDALLACGLETLHVSLAGPAEVHDRLRPSLGGGPNYHKVLGNLAAISGRVPVIIEYQYDAAAEDYRRIGEMIADFGKRDIEIAGIEVTPILPRRQDNRFTAGFGDLTILHWINAVIEDAGFPADRSAPLFACIADQKAYHVYDVDGSIIPCPSLQLGERAYGHVTTGIDYVAETQLLERRFPEECRTCALLPTCMGGCRLRADMENGDFNGVICNRDHLETELKRYMRQKAKDELERRDACGELFAIG; encoded by the coding sequence ATGCCAACCCATAAAATTTCTTGTCATATATTAGATGGTTCATTCACCTACCGCGGGGTGGAATACGCCACCCTGCACCACACCCTGACCAAGGCCGACTGCATCCTGCCCCGGTCGGCATGGAAACGCGTGGCCGACAACGATCCGGACCTCAAGCAAACCGTTCTATGGCCTACCCTCAAGGCACAGGGCTTTCTGGTTCCGGCCGGGACGGACGAGTTCCAGCTTTTCCTGGAGTGGCGCAACGACCATGCGCGCAATTATGGCGAAGTGAAGAGCCGCGTCCTGTACACCCGCGTGTGCGACAACGACTGCGCCTATTGTTCCCTCATGCCGCACCTGCGCCGTGGTTTCCACATGAGCGCCGAAACGGCCCGGCTGATGGATCGCTTCCATGCGGCCTTTATCGAAGAAAAGCGCCCCCTGGCCGCCCGGGACGCCTTTTTGGGCGGCGAGCCCTTCCTCAACTACGCGGTCATGCGCGATTCAGCCCGCCGGCGGCTTGCCTGCTGCCAGGCGCAGGGCATCCCGTACCGGTTTTCGGTTACCACCAACGGCAAACACCTGAACGTGGCGCGGATCGATGCCTTGCTGGCATGCGGGCTGGAAACCCTGCACGTCAGCCTGGCCGGCCCGGCCGAGGTGCATGACCGCCTGCGGCCCTCCCTGGGCGGCGGCCCCAACTACCACAAGGTGCTGGGCAACCTGGCGGCGATCAGCGGCCGGGTGCCCGTGATCATCGAGTACCAGTACGATGCCGCGGCCGAGGACTACCGCCGCATCGGCGAGATGATCGCCGATTTTGGGAAACGGGATATCGAGATCGCCGGCATCGAGGTGACCCCCATCCTGCCCCGGCGCCAGGACAACCGCTTCACCGCCGGATTCGGCGACTTGACGATCCTGCACTGGATTAACGCCGTGATCGAAGACGCGGGCTTTCCCGCCGACCGATCCGCGCCCCTGTTCGCCTGCATCGCCGACCAGAAAGCCTACCATGTGTATGACGTGGACGGCAGCATCATCCCCTGTCCCTCCCTGCAACTGGGCGAGCGGGCCTACGGCCATGTGACCACGGGCATCGACTACGTGGCCGAGACCCAGCTCCTGGAACGTCGGTTCCCGGAGGAATGCCGCACCTGCGCCCTACTGCCCACCTGCATGGGCGGCTGCCGCCTGCGGGCCGACATGGAGAACGGCGACTTCAACGGCGTGATCTGCAACCGCGACCACCTGGAAACGGAGCTGAAACGGTATATGCGCCAAAAGGCGAAGGACGAGTTGGAAAGGCGGGATGCCTGCGGAGAATTGTTCGCGATCGGGTAA
- a CDS encoding sigma 54-interacting transcriptional regulator, protein MDASTTGTSIKDKAFITVNAMMQALIARIRRIAPKARLVRIAGESGTGKERIAWLLHACSGRKGAFVAFNAAGVDDQFFASTLFGYEKGAFTGAIKARQGLVEKAHGGTLFLDEIGDLSPTSQTKLLRLIQEGEFMPLGSDKPKTADVQIVVATHRCLRERVIEGTFRKDLYFRLDSHHIDLPPLRQRRDDIIPLVKHFAQKTAKKFKLSRPEIGQEVWDLLTGYDYPGNVRELQTMVEVAMVDGNGRIHADTICDKMARNRMLMDDSENEASSIAQALKKCSTLPTFDELNQMLFHETLRRTGGNQARAAEILGISQSAVSQRLKKIRANSPHR, encoded by the coding sequence ATGGACGCATCTACAACCGGCACCAGCATCAAGGACAAGGCGTTCATCACCGTCAACGCGATGATGCAGGCCTTGATCGCGCGCATCCGCCGCATCGCCCCAAAGGCCAGGCTGGTGCGCATCGCCGGTGAAAGCGGCACGGGCAAGGAGCGGATTGCCTGGCTGCTCCATGCCTGCAGCGGCCGAAAGGGAGCCTTCGTGGCCTTTAACGCGGCAGGGGTCGACGATCAATTTTTCGCCAGCACCTTGTTCGGTTATGAAAAAGGGGCGTTTACCGGTGCAATAAAAGCACGCCAGGGACTGGTTGAAAAGGCCCATGGCGGAACCCTGTTTCTGGACGAAATCGGCGATTTGAGCCCGACCTCCCAGACCAAGCTACTGCGCCTGATTCAGGAAGGCGAGTTCATGCCCCTGGGATCGGACAAACCCAAAACGGCCGATGTGCAGATTGTCGTGGCCACGCACCGGTGCCTGCGGGAAAGGGTTATCGAGGGAACGTTCAGGAAGGATCTTTATTTCCGATTGGACAGTCACCATATCGATCTTCCGCCCCTGCGCCAACGCCGGGATGACATCATCCCTTTAGTGAAGCACTTTGCCCAAAAAACAGCAAAGAAATTCAAGCTGTCCCGCCCCGAAATCGGCCAGGAGGTCTGGGACCTCTTGACCGGTTATGATTACCCCGGCAATGTCCGGGAGTTGCAGACCATGGTCGAAGTCGCCATGGTCGACGGCAACGGCAGGATCCATGCGGATACAATCTGCGACAAGATGGCACGCAACCGCATGCTGATGGACGATTCCGAGAATGAAGCCAGTTCGATAGCCCAGGCGTTGAAAAAGTGTTCGACCCTCCCGACCTTCGATGAACTCAACCAAATGCTTTTTCACGAAACACTGCGCCGCACCGGCGGCAACCAGGCACGGGCCGCCGAAATATTGGGCATCAGTCAATCGGCGGTCAGCCAGCGGCTGAAAAAGATAAGAGCAAACAGTCCCCACCGTTAA
- a CDS encoding ABC transporter substrate-binding protein — translation MEPDLARNWHYNRQDRSLSIELRRDAKFHDGTPVTSEDVIFSIQQQIDGLFQDSKRAILKIDPISKHDFKIILPHDQPEFFKFVYKTMILPRHLSLASHRDHPIGSGPYRFEKKLDDRHIRLSAFHDYYGGSPAIEHVLFTHVTDMEKTWTRLLAGKTDIAARLAPDNFRRMKFIQQRYHINQSPSWFCKTLLFNPADPRLADVRVRRALSLGIDRDHIVEKIFIGYGRVATGPLGVGSPYGRSDRPPRPYDPVAARELLNDAGWEMDTVTELFQKGGLRLEFDLLYMRENPIDEKVVRFIQLCLGDLGVRVRPVPVDYATLQQSYRGNTDFQAVLTETMGLYDSHTPLLLTWMPNEKGCSNMGDFTSPRITELLMALENADSMQAQQAICQAVEDQLLALQPAAFLYQPTEIDVVSKRIHLPHVFAADTGSIRCLYQAHILSHR, via the coding sequence ATGGAACCGGACCTTGCCAGAAACTGGCATTACAACCGCCAGGACCGGAGCTTATCCATTGAATTGCGACGAGACGCCAAGTTCCATGATGGTACTCCGGTTACATCCGAGGATGTCATCTTTTCCATCCAGCAACAAATTGATGGTCTTTTTCAAGACTCCAAACGAGCTATCCTTAAGATCGATCCGATTTCAAAACACGATTTCAAAATCATACTGCCTCACGATCAACCCGAGTTCTTTAAATTTGTTTATAAGACGATGATCCTACCCCGTCATCTATCACTGGCATCCCATCGGGATCATCCCATCGGCTCTGGCCCTTACCGCTTCGAGAAAAAACTCGATGATCGCCATATACGGCTCTCCGCCTTCCATGATTACTATGGTGGTAGCCCCGCCATCGAGCACGTGCTTTTCACGCATGTGACCGACATGGAGAAAACCTGGACACGGCTGCTGGCCGGAAAGACAGACATCGCCGCGCGCCTGGCCCCGGACAATTTTCGCCGAATGAAATTCATCCAGCAACGTTATCATATCAATCAATCACCATCCTGGTTTTGCAAGACCCTTTTGTTCAACCCCGCCGATCCGCGCCTCGCCGATGTCCGGGTACGCCGGGCCCTGAGCCTGGGCATCGATCGCGACCACATCGTGGAGAAGATATTCATAGGTTACGGACGCGTGGCCACGGGGCCTTTGGGTGTGGGGTCGCCCTATGGGCGGTCGGACCGCCCTCCGAGACCTTACGATCCCGTCGCAGCCCGAGAGCTGCTGAACGATGCCGGTTGGGAAATGGACACCGTCACGGAACTTTTTCAAAAAGGTGGTCTCAGATTGGAATTTGATTTGCTTTATATGCGTGAAAATCCCATCGATGAAAAGGTCGTACGCTTCATTCAGCTCTGTTTGGGCGATCTGGGGGTCAGGGTTCGCCCGGTGCCGGTCGACTACGCAACCCTCCAGCAATCATACCGTGGGAATACCGATTTTCAGGCCGTGCTTACGGAAACCATGGGATTGTACGATTCCCATACGCCCCTATTGTTAACCTGGATGCCAAACGAAAAGGGATGTTCCAACATGGGAGACTTCACCTCACCACGGATCACCGAGTTATTGATGGCCCTCGAAAACGCCGACTCCATGCAAGCGCAGCAGGCGATCTGCCAAGCCGTCGAAGATCAACTGCTGGCCCTCCAACCGGCGGCCTTCCTCTACCAGCCCACCGAAATAGACGTCGTTTCCAAACGCATCCACCTGCCCCATGTCTTTGCCGCCGACACCGGCAGTATCCGGTGCCTGTATCAGGCGCACATCCTATCCCATCGATAA